The following is a genomic window from Plasmodium vivax scf_6643 genomic scaffold, whole genome shotgun sequence.
TCTATCCACAGGATCCATTCCTTCATTGTATGGATTGAATGCATCCATATAttctatattattatacacatTTCTGTTCCTTCCTAGTAATCTGTTTATATACCCTCCAACTGGTGTAACCTAATGAATTACaaaagtatataatatatatacaaaaatatatatgtacttaatttatatttttctatgtGAAAAAGAGGAGCTAAGTGTAAACTATAATTTCGTGAAtgtcaattatatttttaattactttatataataatagagaaaatgaagaaactCCTAGTACTGGAACAATTGAGCCcgcaatattttttgaagatcCACCTTCAGCAGTTTCTATAACAGGATGGATGTGACCACCATCTTGTTCATGTATTGTTTCTGAACCAGGTGTCAGATATGCAGAAGTACGARATTCAGGTGGAATTTTTCTAYCTGTAGCAGGATGAAGTAMAGAAAACRAAGTCATAYTTTTACTCCCAATTTCACTTAATGAATGTCCATGTTGACCACGATCTTCAGTGCCTCCTGTAGAAATTGTATGTGGTTTATAATCTTTACAATATAATGAAGATAATTCCTTGTTTAGTTCATTTCTTAGGAGCTCACCAAATTTACTacaatcatatttttctctgCCGATTCCattacaatttaaatatgCATCTTTATATGCAGACTTGTATTTTTCTATGACTTTTTTGTAATGTTCATCACATGTCGTATGAGCATGGAGAGTACTAAGCCTGATATTGTCGCGATCTTT
Proteins encoded in this region:
- a CDS encoding variable surface protein Vir27, putative (encoded by transcript PVX_064690A); translation: MAKDLKKEDLKDLPSNFHYYYFDNEIRDCRNLNFHSNIKDEFPGYYNLNGVFEKIVKALCYIYNTKKDKKETFNNDLCSYLYYWIGDKIYANISSTQVFSRIIQTIYDELNSTDLLLICRPLYNKIDKETFNNNKLLFDYSKDRDNIRLSTLHAHTTCDEHYKKVIEKYKSAYKDAYLNCNGIGREKYDCSKFGELLRNELNKELSSLYCKDYKPHTISTGGTEDRGQHGHSLSEIGSKXMTXFSXLHPATXRKIPPEXRTSAYLTPGSETIHEQDGGHIHPVIETAEGGSSKNIAGSIVPVLGVSSFSLLLYKVTPVGGYINRLLGRNRNVYNNIEYMDAFNPYNEGMDPVDRRMNISYHRL